In one Grus americana isolate bGruAme1 chromosome 1, bGruAme1.mat, whole genome shotgun sequence genomic region, the following are encoded:
- the PROSER1 gene encoding proline and serine-rich protein 1 isoform X2 has product MDKKSFETVLDEIRKAVLTEYKLKAIEYVHGYFSSEQVVELLRYFSWAEPQLKAIKALQHKIVAVPASKMVNILNCFTFSKDKLIALEILASNIVDAQNYRLIEDLFRINMSEKKRCRRILEQASKTGCKAPHAMISSCGMIPGNPYPKGKPSRINGIFPGTPIKKDTEECTNEGKGIAARILGPSKPAPSTYNPHKPVPYPIPPCRPHATIAPSAYNNVGLVPMANVIAPGLPAPPPYTANQVVSENEDLSSQAKPSQNQAFSAQANQLFTPHGSNPSTPAATPVPTPSPVKAISHPLAPATPLISGMNMPTPVLPVFPEQVSSSIHTSQPSTPTPTVIKSLSLPGVPVTSVHSATSTPIPAVFSGLASIPTATPAPQGSSTPCATPAPSEAFASATAPFAGLPFSATSSIASTNNPTPLSSVFAGLPLSLPPNVQGISSPVPSTIANSPATTIPGSLSLPNPILSVLKGFLTSNDTSLINSSALPSAMTSELASLSALANQSSDPPTSSVNKCYTPSATPTPQRSSTPGLAIFPGLPSPSVANSSSTPPTLPAQSPLTTSPSIMPVNCGSSASLLHGTSPTNPDQQLSSAPAATNIPVLVKTEPMSPTLSAFKGPSHSAGPSHGTIGLSALGRAYTSAASVPVSLPSSLNPALSGLSSLSAPLNNSSSLASISLAPHGSSAPITPVFNGLPPFTSLTSNFAFTGNPALTPPVTLPGSLLATPSTTASAVSAPHVSSTAAVLSGLAASATVSAPPFSLNLSSAVPSLFSVAQGPLGSSNPSFPGFPVSNTPSVTPALPSFPGLQASSAVAAVAPLPAAATAPSPAPVLPGFASAFSSNFNSALVAQAGLTSGLQTPGNAVFPGLLSLPGIPGFPQSAAQSSLQELQHSAAAQSALLQQTPVTHPWNL; this is encoded by the exons ATGGATAAGAAATCATTTGAAACCGTGCTGGATGAAATTAGAAAG GCTGTATTGACTGAGTACAAATTAAAAGCTATTGAATATGTTCATGGATACTTTTCTAGTGAACAG GTTGTTGAGTTACTGAGATACTTTTCATGGGCTGAACCACAGCTCAAGGCAATAAAGGCTTTGCAACAT AAAATAGTGGCAGTTCCAGCATCGAAAATGGTTAATATTCTCAACTGCTTCACATTCAGTAAAGATAAACTTATTGCCCTTGAAATCTTAGCTTC CAACATTGTTGATGCTCAGAATTACCGCCTTATTGAAGATCTATTCAGAATTAATatgtcagagaagaaaagatgcagaagaaTTCTTGAACAG GCTTCAAAAACGGGTTGTAAGGCTCCTCATGCTATGATATCATCCTGTGGCATGATTCCCGGCAACCCTTATCCCAAGGGCAAACCAAGCCGCATAAATGGAATTTTCCCA ggAACCCCTATCAAAAAGGATACAGAAGAATGTACTAATGAAGGAAAGGGAATAGCAGCTCGTATACTTGGACCATCCAAACCA GCTCCATCAACCTACAATCCACACAAACCAGTTCCATaccccatcccaccatgtcgGCCACACGCAACTATTGCACCAA GTGCTTACAACAATGTTGGCTTAGTTCCAATGGCTAATGTCATAGCTCCAGGCTTACCAGCTCCTCCACCATACACTGCTAATCAAGTGGTATCAG AAAATGAGGACCTTTCCAGCCAGGCAAAACCTTCCCAAAATCAAG ctttttctgCACAAGCGAATCAGCTCTTTACTCCTCATGGTTCTAATCCTTCAACACCTGCTGCTACTCCAGTCCCTACCCCATCACCTGTCAAGGCAATAAGCCATCCATTAGCACCTGCAACTCCACTCATATCTGGGATGAACATGCCTACCCCTGTCCTTCCTGTTTTCCCAGAACAGGTCTCCTCTTCCATCCATACATCTCAGCCATCCACTCCAACCCCTACTGTCATCAAATCCCTTTCATTGCCTGGTGTTCCTGTCACATCTGTTCACAGTGCAACCTCTACCCCTATCCCTGCAGTTTTTTCTGGGCTGGCTTCTATACCCACTGCTACACCAGCTCCGCAAGGTTCTTCTACACCATGCGCCACACCTGCGCCTAGTGAAGCTTTCGCATCTGCTACTGCACCATTTGCTGGCCTCCCGTTCTCTGCGACCTCTTCAATTGCTTCCACTAATAATCCCACTCCATTGTCATCAGTTTTTGCTGGCCTCCCTTTGTCCTTGCCTCCCAATGTGCAAGGAATTTCTAGTCCTGTTCCATCTACAATTGCTAATTCTCCTGCCACTACCATTCCTGGTTCACTTAGCTTGCCTAACCCAATTTTGTCTGTCTTAAAGGGATTTCTGACATCAAATGACACTTCATTAATCAATTCATCTGCTTTACCTTCTGCTATGACAAGTGAGCTTGCTTCTTTATCTGCTCTTGCTAATCAAAGCTCTGACCCTCCCACTTCCTCTGTCAACAAATGTTATACTCCAtcagccacccccaccccacagcgTTCCTCCACACCTGGGCTGGCCATTTTTCCAGGTCTTCCATCCCCATCTGTGGCCAATTCTAGTTCCACTCCTCCAACATTGCCTGCACAGTCACCTTTAACCACTTCACCATCAATTATGCCAGTCAACTGTGGCTCATCAGCCTCCCTCTTGCATGGCACAAGCCCTACTAATCCTGATCAGCAGCTCTCATCAGCCCCAGCTGCCACAAATATCCCAGTTCTGGTCAAAACAGAACCCATGAGTCCTACTCTCTCGGCCTTCAAAGGTCCTTCTCATTCAGCTGGCCCTTCTCATGGCACTATAGGACTGTCAGCGCTTGGGCGTGCATACACCTCGGCAGCTTCAGTGCCAGTCAGTTTACCCAGTTCCCTGAACCCAGCGCTATCAGGTCTCTCCTCTTTGAGTGCTCCTCTAAACAATTCCAGTTCTCTGGCTTCCATTTCCCTCGCCCCACATGGTTCCTCTGCTCCCATTACCCCAGTGTTCAATGGACTTCCTCCTTTTACGTCTCTAACCAGTAACTTTGCTTTTACTGGTAATCCAGCACTTACGCCACCCGTCACTCTCCCAGGGTCTTTGTTAGCTACTCCGTCTACAACCGCTTCAGCCGTGTCTGCCCCTCATGTGAGTTCCACTGCCGCCGTACTCTCAGGACTCGCCGCCTCAGCAACAGTCTCTGCTCCACCCTTCTCGCTTAACTTGTCCAGTGccgtcccttcccttttttctgttGCCCAGGGACCTCTGGGATCATCAAACCCATCCTTCCCTGGTTTTCCTGTCTCTAACACACCCTCTGTCACTCCTGctctcccttctttccctggCCTCCAGGCATCTTCTGCAGTAGCAGCAGTTGCACCGTTGCCGGCAGCTGCCACAGCCCCATCTCCGGCTCCGGTCCTGCCAGGGTTTGCCTCGGCCTTTAGCTCAAACTTCAACTCTGCACTTGTTGCACAGGCTGG CTTGACTTCTGGACTACAGACACCGGGAAATGCAGTTTTTCCTGGTCTTTTATCTCTCCCTGGTATCCCTGGCTTTCCCCAAAGTGCCGCACAATCTTCCTTACAGGAATTGCAGCATAGTGCGGCTGCGCAGTCAGCACTACTACAG CAAACTCCTGTGACCCACCCTTGGAATCTCTGA
- the PROSER1 gene encoding proline and serine-rich protein 1 isoform X3, giving the protein MDKKSFETVLDEIRKAVLTEYKLKAIEYVHGYFSSEQVVELLRYFSWAEPQLKAIKALQHKIVAVPASKMVNILNCFTFSKDKLIALEILASNIVDAQNYRLIEDLFRINMSEKKRCRRILEQASKTGCKAPHAMISSCGMIPGNPYPKGKPSRINGIFPGTPIKKDTEECTNEGKGIAARILGPSKPAPSTYNPHKPVPYPIPPCRPHATIAPSAYNNVGLVPMANVIAPGLPAPPPYTANQVVSENEDLSSQAKPSQNQAFSAQANQLFTPHGSNPSTPAATPVPTPSPVKAISHPLAPATPLISGMNMPTPVLPVFPEQVSSSIHTSQPSTPTPTVIKSLSLPGVPVTSVHSATSTPIPAVFSGLASIPTATPAPQGSSTPCATPAPSEAFASATAPFAGLPFSATSSIASTNNPTPLSSVFAGLPLSLPPNVQGISSPVPSTIANSPATTIPGSLSLPNPILSVLKGFLTSNDTSLINSSALPSAMTSELASLSALANQSSDPPTSSVNKCYTPSATPTPQRSSTPGLAIFPGLPSPSVANSSSTPPTLPAQSPLTTSPSIMPVNCGSSASLLHGTSPTNPDQQLSSAPAATNIPVLVKTEPMSPTLSAFKGPSHSAGPSHGTIGLSALGRAYTSAASVPVSLPSSLNPALSGLSSLSAPLNNSSSLASISLAPHGSSAPITPVFNGLPPFTSLTSNFAFTGNPALTPPVTLPGSLLATPSTTASAVSAPHVSSTAAVLSGLAASATVSAPPFSLNLSSAVPSLFSVAQGPLGSSNPSFPGFPVSNTPSVTPALPSFPGLQASSAVAAVAPLPAAATAPSPAPVLPGFASAFSSNFNSALVAQAGLTSGLQTPGNAVFPGLLSLPGIPGFPQSAAQSSLQELQHSAAAQSALLQE; this is encoded by the exons ATGGATAAGAAATCATTTGAAACCGTGCTGGATGAAATTAGAAAG GCTGTATTGACTGAGTACAAATTAAAAGCTATTGAATATGTTCATGGATACTTTTCTAGTGAACAG GTTGTTGAGTTACTGAGATACTTTTCATGGGCTGAACCACAGCTCAAGGCAATAAAGGCTTTGCAACAT AAAATAGTGGCAGTTCCAGCATCGAAAATGGTTAATATTCTCAACTGCTTCACATTCAGTAAAGATAAACTTATTGCCCTTGAAATCTTAGCTTC CAACATTGTTGATGCTCAGAATTACCGCCTTATTGAAGATCTATTCAGAATTAATatgtcagagaagaaaagatgcagaagaaTTCTTGAACAG GCTTCAAAAACGGGTTGTAAGGCTCCTCATGCTATGATATCATCCTGTGGCATGATTCCCGGCAACCCTTATCCCAAGGGCAAACCAAGCCGCATAAATGGAATTTTCCCA ggAACCCCTATCAAAAAGGATACAGAAGAATGTACTAATGAAGGAAAGGGAATAGCAGCTCGTATACTTGGACCATCCAAACCA GCTCCATCAACCTACAATCCACACAAACCAGTTCCATaccccatcccaccatgtcgGCCACACGCAACTATTGCACCAA GTGCTTACAACAATGTTGGCTTAGTTCCAATGGCTAATGTCATAGCTCCAGGCTTACCAGCTCCTCCACCATACACTGCTAATCAAGTGGTATCAG AAAATGAGGACCTTTCCAGCCAGGCAAAACCTTCCCAAAATCAAG ctttttctgCACAAGCGAATCAGCTCTTTACTCCTCATGGTTCTAATCCTTCAACACCTGCTGCTACTCCAGTCCCTACCCCATCACCTGTCAAGGCAATAAGCCATCCATTAGCACCTGCAACTCCACTCATATCTGGGATGAACATGCCTACCCCTGTCCTTCCTGTTTTCCCAGAACAGGTCTCCTCTTCCATCCATACATCTCAGCCATCCACTCCAACCCCTACTGTCATCAAATCCCTTTCATTGCCTGGTGTTCCTGTCACATCTGTTCACAGTGCAACCTCTACCCCTATCCCTGCAGTTTTTTCTGGGCTGGCTTCTATACCCACTGCTACACCAGCTCCGCAAGGTTCTTCTACACCATGCGCCACACCTGCGCCTAGTGAAGCTTTCGCATCTGCTACTGCACCATTTGCTGGCCTCCCGTTCTCTGCGACCTCTTCAATTGCTTCCACTAATAATCCCACTCCATTGTCATCAGTTTTTGCTGGCCTCCCTTTGTCCTTGCCTCCCAATGTGCAAGGAATTTCTAGTCCTGTTCCATCTACAATTGCTAATTCTCCTGCCACTACCATTCCTGGTTCACTTAGCTTGCCTAACCCAATTTTGTCTGTCTTAAAGGGATTTCTGACATCAAATGACACTTCATTAATCAATTCATCTGCTTTACCTTCTGCTATGACAAGTGAGCTTGCTTCTTTATCTGCTCTTGCTAATCAAAGCTCTGACCCTCCCACTTCCTCTGTCAACAAATGTTATACTCCAtcagccacccccaccccacagcgTTCCTCCACACCTGGGCTGGCCATTTTTCCAGGTCTTCCATCCCCATCTGTGGCCAATTCTAGTTCCACTCCTCCAACATTGCCTGCACAGTCACCTTTAACCACTTCACCATCAATTATGCCAGTCAACTGTGGCTCATCAGCCTCCCTCTTGCATGGCACAAGCCCTACTAATCCTGATCAGCAGCTCTCATCAGCCCCAGCTGCCACAAATATCCCAGTTCTGGTCAAAACAGAACCCATGAGTCCTACTCTCTCGGCCTTCAAAGGTCCTTCTCATTCAGCTGGCCCTTCTCATGGCACTATAGGACTGTCAGCGCTTGGGCGTGCATACACCTCGGCAGCTTCAGTGCCAGTCAGTTTACCCAGTTCCCTGAACCCAGCGCTATCAGGTCTCTCCTCTTTGAGTGCTCCTCTAAACAATTCCAGTTCTCTGGCTTCCATTTCCCTCGCCCCACATGGTTCCTCTGCTCCCATTACCCCAGTGTTCAATGGACTTCCTCCTTTTACGTCTCTAACCAGTAACTTTGCTTTTACTGGTAATCCAGCACTTACGCCACCCGTCACTCTCCCAGGGTCTTTGTTAGCTACTCCGTCTACAACCGCTTCAGCCGTGTCTGCCCCTCATGTGAGTTCCACTGCCGCCGTACTCTCAGGACTCGCCGCCTCAGCAACAGTCTCTGCTCCACCCTTCTCGCTTAACTTGTCCAGTGccgtcccttcccttttttctgttGCCCAGGGACCTCTGGGATCATCAAACCCATCCTTCCCTGGTTTTCCTGTCTCTAACACACCCTCTGTCACTCCTGctctcccttctttccctggCCTCCAGGCATCTTCTGCAGTAGCAGCAGTTGCACCGTTGCCGGCAGCTGCCACAGCCCCATCTCCGGCTCCGGTCCTGCCAGGGTTTGCCTCGGCCTTTAGCTCAAACTTCAACTCTGCACTTGTTGCACAGGCTGG CTTGACTTCTGGACTACAGACACCGGGAAATGCAGTTTTTCCTGGTCTTTTATCTCTCCCTGGTATCCCTGGCTTTCCCCAAAGTGCCGCACAATCTTCCTTACAGGAATTGCAGCATAGTGCGGCTGCGCAGTCAGCACTACTACAG gaatAA
- the PROSER1 gene encoding proline and serine-rich protein 1 isoform X1, producing the protein MDKKSFETVLDEIRKAVLTEYKLKAIEYVHGYFSSEQVVELLRYFSWAEPQLKAIKALQHKIVAVPASKMVNILNCFTFSKDKLIALEILASNIVDAQNYRLIEDLFRINMSEKKRCRRILEQASKTGCKAPHAMISSCGMIPGNPYPKGKPSRINGIFPGTPIKKDTEECTNEGKGIAARILGPSKPAPSTYNPHKPVPYPIPPCRPHATIAPSAYNNVGLVPMANVIAPGLPAPPPYTANQVVSENEDLSSQAKPSQNQAFSAQANQLFTPHGSNPSTPAATPVPTPSPVKAISHPLAPATPLISGMNMPTPVLPVFPEQVSSSIHTSQPSTPTPTVIKSLSLPGVPVTSVHSATSTPIPAVFSGLASIPTATPAPQGSSTPCATPAPSEAFASATAPFAGLPFSATSSIASTNNPTPLSSVFAGLPLSLPPNVQGISSPVPSTIANSPATTIPGSLSLPNPILSVLKGFLTSNDTSLINSSALPSAMTSELASLSALANQSSDPPTSSVNKCYTPSATPTPQRSSTPGLAIFPGLPSPSVANSSSTPPTLPAQSPLTTSPSIMPVNCGSSASLLHGTSPTNPDQQLSSAPAATNIPVLVKTEPMSPTLSAFKGPSHSAGPSHGTIGLSALGRAYTSAASVPVSLPSSLNPALSGLSSLSAPLNNSSSLASISLAPHGSSAPITPVFNGLPPFTSLTSNFAFTGNPALTPPVTLPGSLLATPSTTASAVSAPHVSSTAAVLSGLAASATVSAPPFSLNLSSAVPSLFSVAQGPLGSSNPSFPGFPVSNTPSVTPALPSFPGLQASSAVAAVAPLPAAATAPSPAPVLPGFASAFSSNFNSALVAQAGLTSGLQTPGNAVFPGLLSLPGIPGFPQSAAQSSLQELQHSAAAQSALLQAHSASALENYTAQPEGFANYPSTPGTPFSLQTSLPQSGWQ; encoded by the exons ATGGATAAGAAATCATTTGAAACCGTGCTGGATGAAATTAGAAAG GCTGTATTGACTGAGTACAAATTAAAAGCTATTGAATATGTTCATGGATACTTTTCTAGTGAACAG GTTGTTGAGTTACTGAGATACTTTTCATGGGCTGAACCACAGCTCAAGGCAATAAAGGCTTTGCAACAT AAAATAGTGGCAGTTCCAGCATCGAAAATGGTTAATATTCTCAACTGCTTCACATTCAGTAAAGATAAACTTATTGCCCTTGAAATCTTAGCTTC CAACATTGTTGATGCTCAGAATTACCGCCTTATTGAAGATCTATTCAGAATTAATatgtcagagaagaaaagatgcagaagaaTTCTTGAACAG GCTTCAAAAACGGGTTGTAAGGCTCCTCATGCTATGATATCATCCTGTGGCATGATTCCCGGCAACCCTTATCCCAAGGGCAAACCAAGCCGCATAAATGGAATTTTCCCA ggAACCCCTATCAAAAAGGATACAGAAGAATGTACTAATGAAGGAAAGGGAATAGCAGCTCGTATACTTGGACCATCCAAACCA GCTCCATCAACCTACAATCCACACAAACCAGTTCCATaccccatcccaccatgtcgGCCACACGCAACTATTGCACCAA GTGCTTACAACAATGTTGGCTTAGTTCCAATGGCTAATGTCATAGCTCCAGGCTTACCAGCTCCTCCACCATACACTGCTAATCAAGTGGTATCAG AAAATGAGGACCTTTCCAGCCAGGCAAAACCTTCCCAAAATCAAG ctttttctgCACAAGCGAATCAGCTCTTTACTCCTCATGGTTCTAATCCTTCAACACCTGCTGCTACTCCAGTCCCTACCCCATCACCTGTCAAGGCAATAAGCCATCCATTAGCACCTGCAACTCCACTCATATCTGGGATGAACATGCCTACCCCTGTCCTTCCTGTTTTCCCAGAACAGGTCTCCTCTTCCATCCATACATCTCAGCCATCCACTCCAACCCCTACTGTCATCAAATCCCTTTCATTGCCTGGTGTTCCTGTCACATCTGTTCACAGTGCAACCTCTACCCCTATCCCTGCAGTTTTTTCTGGGCTGGCTTCTATACCCACTGCTACACCAGCTCCGCAAGGTTCTTCTACACCATGCGCCACACCTGCGCCTAGTGAAGCTTTCGCATCTGCTACTGCACCATTTGCTGGCCTCCCGTTCTCTGCGACCTCTTCAATTGCTTCCACTAATAATCCCACTCCATTGTCATCAGTTTTTGCTGGCCTCCCTTTGTCCTTGCCTCCCAATGTGCAAGGAATTTCTAGTCCTGTTCCATCTACAATTGCTAATTCTCCTGCCACTACCATTCCTGGTTCACTTAGCTTGCCTAACCCAATTTTGTCTGTCTTAAAGGGATTTCTGACATCAAATGACACTTCATTAATCAATTCATCTGCTTTACCTTCTGCTATGACAAGTGAGCTTGCTTCTTTATCTGCTCTTGCTAATCAAAGCTCTGACCCTCCCACTTCCTCTGTCAACAAATGTTATACTCCAtcagccacccccaccccacagcgTTCCTCCACACCTGGGCTGGCCATTTTTCCAGGTCTTCCATCCCCATCTGTGGCCAATTCTAGTTCCACTCCTCCAACATTGCCTGCACAGTCACCTTTAACCACTTCACCATCAATTATGCCAGTCAACTGTGGCTCATCAGCCTCCCTCTTGCATGGCACAAGCCCTACTAATCCTGATCAGCAGCTCTCATCAGCCCCAGCTGCCACAAATATCCCAGTTCTGGTCAAAACAGAACCCATGAGTCCTACTCTCTCGGCCTTCAAAGGTCCTTCTCATTCAGCTGGCCCTTCTCATGGCACTATAGGACTGTCAGCGCTTGGGCGTGCATACACCTCGGCAGCTTCAGTGCCAGTCAGTTTACCCAGTTCCCTGAACCCAGCGCTATCAGGTCTCTCCTCTTTGAGTGCTCCTCTAAACAATTCCAGTTCTCTGGCTTCCATTTCCCTCGCCCCACATGGTTCCTCTGCTCCCATTACCCCAGTGTTCAATGGACTTCCTCCTTTTACGTCTCTAACCAGTAACTTTGCTTTTACTGGTAATCCAGCACTTACGCCACCCGTCACTCTCCCAGGGTCTTTGTTAGCTACTCCGTCTACAACCGCTTCAGCCGTGTCTGCCCCTCATGTGAGTTCCACTGCCGCCGTACTCTCAGGACTCGCCGCCTCAGCAACAGTCTCTGCTCCACCCTTCTCGCTTAACTTGTCCAGTGccgtcccttcccttttttctgttGCCCAGGGACCTCTGGGATCATCAAACCCATCCTTCCCTGGTTTTCCTGTCTCTAACACACCCTCTGTCACTCCTGctctcccttctttccctggCCTCCAGGCATCTTCTGCAGTAGCAGCAGTTGCACCGTTGCCGGCAGCTGCCACAGCCCCATCTCCGGCTCCGGTCCTGCCAGGGTTTGCCTCGGCCTTTAGCTCAAACTTCAACTCTGCACTTGTTGCACAGGCTGG CTTGACTTCTGGACTACAGACACCGGGAAATGCAGTTTTTCCTGGTCTTTTATCTCTCCCTGGTATCCCTGGCTTTCCCCAAAGTGCCGCACAATCTTCCTTACAGGAATTGCAGCATAGTGCGGCTGCGCAGTCAGCACTACTACAG GCAcattctgcttctgctctggAGAACTATACAGCTCAGCCTGAAGGTTTTGCTAACTATCCGTCAACACCAGGAACACCATTTTCATTGCAGACCAGTCTGCCCCAGAGTGGATGGCAATAA
- the PROSER1 gene encoding proline and serine-rich protein 1 isoform X4 encodes MVNILNCFTFSKDKLIALEILASNIVDAQNYRLIEDLFRINMSEKKRCRRILEQASKTGCKAPHAMISSCGMIPGNPYPKGKPSRINGIFPGTPIKKDTEECTNEGKGIAARILGPSKPAPSTYNPHKPVPYPIPPCRPHATIAPSAYNNVGLVPMANVIAPGLPAPPPYTANQVVSENEDLSSQAKPSQNQAFSAQANQLFTPHGSNPSTPAATPVPTPSPVKAISHPLAPATPLISGMNMPTPVLPVFPEQVSSSIHTSQPSTPTPTVIKSLSLPGVPVTSVHSATSTPIPAVFSGLASIPTATPAPQGSSTPCATPAPSEAFASATAPFAGLPFSATSSIASTNNPTPLSSVFAGLPLSLPPNVQGISSPVPSTIANSPATTIPGSLSLPNPILSVLKGFLTSNDTSLINSSALPSAMTSELASLSALANQSSDPPTSSVNKCYTPSATPTPQRSSTPGLAIFPGLPSPSVANSSSTPPTLPAQSPLTTSPSIMPVNCGSSASLLHGTSPTNPDQQLSSAPAATNIPVLVKTEPMSPTLSAFKGPSHSAGPSHGTIGLSALGRAYTSAASVPVSLPSSLNPALSGLSSLSAPLNNSSSLASISLAPHGSSAPITPVFNGLPPFTSLTSNFAFTGNPALTPPVTLPGSLLATPSTTASAVSAPHVSSTAAVLSGLAASATVSAPPFSLNLSSAVPSLFSVAQGPLGSSNPSFPGFPVSNTPSVTPALPSFPGLQASSAVAAVAPLPAAATAPSPAPVLPGFASAFSSNFNSALVAQAGLTSGLQTPGNAVFPGLLSLPGIPGFPQSAAQSSLQELQHSAAAQSALLQAHSASALENYTAQPEGFANYPSTPGTPFSLQTSLPQSGWQ; translated from the exons ATGGTTAATATTCTCAACTGCTTCACATTCAGTAAAGATAAACTTATTGCCCTTGAAATCTTAGCTTC CAACATTGTTGATGCTCAGAATTACCGCCTTATTGAAGATCTATTCAGAATTAATatgtcagagaagaaaagatgcagaagaaTTCTTGAACAG GCTTCAAAAACGGGTTGTAAGGCTCCTCATGCTATGATATCATCCTGTGGCATGATTCCCGGCAACCCTTATCCCAAGGGCAAACCAAGCCGCATAAATGGAATTTTCCCA ggAACCCCTATCAAAAAGGATACAGAAGAATGTACTAATGAAGGAAAGGGAATAGCAGCTCGTATACTTGGACCATCCAAACCA GCTCCATCAACCTACAATCCACACAAACCAGTTCCATaccccatcccaccatgtcgGCCACACGCAACTATTGCACCAA GTGCTTACAACAATGTTGGCTTAGTTCCAATGGCTAATGTCATAGCTCCAGGCTTACCAGCTCCTCCACCATACACTGCTAATCAAGTGGTATCAG AAAATGAGGACCTTTCCAGCCAGGCAAAACCTTCCCAAAATCAAG ctttttctgCACAAGCGAATCAGCTCTTTACTCCTCATGGTTCTAATCCTTCAACACCTGCTGCTACTCCAGTCCCTACCCCATCACCTGTCAAGGCAATAAGCCATCCATTAGCACCTGCAACTCCACTCATATCTGGGATGAACATGCCTACCCCTGTCCTTCCTGTTTTCCCAGAACAGGTCTCCTCTTCCATCCATACATCTCAGCCATCCACTCCAACCCCTACTGTCATCAAATCCCTTTCATTGCCTGGTGTTCCTGTCACATCTGTTCACAGTGCAACCTCTACCCCTATCCCTGCAGTTTTTTCTGGGCTGGCTTCTATACCCACTGCTACACCAGCTCCGCAAGGTTCTTCTACACCATGCGCCACACCTGCGCCTAGTGAAGCTTTCGCATCTGCTACTGCACCATTTGCTGGCCTCCCGTTCTCTGCGACCTCTTCAATTGCTTCCACTAATAATCCCACTCCATTGTCATCAGTTTTTGCTGGCCTCCCTTTGTCCTTGCCTCCCAATGTGCAAGGAATTTCTAGTCCTGTTCCATCTACAATTGCTAATTCTCCTGCCACTACCATTCCTGGTTCACTTAGCTTGCCTAACCCAATTTTGTCTGTCTTAAAGGGATTTCTGACATCAAATGACACTTCATTAATCAATTCATCTGCTTTACCTTCTGCTATGACAAGTGAGCTTGCTTCTTTATCTGCTCTTGCTAATCAAAGCTCTGACCCTCCCACTTCCTCTGTCAACAAATGTTATACTCCAtcagccacccccaccccacagcgTTCCTCCACACCTGGGCTGGCCATTTTTCCAGGTCTTCCATCCCCATCTGTGGCCAATTCTAGTTCCACTCCTCCAACATTGCCTGCACAGTCACCTTTAACCACTTCACCATCAATTATGCCAGTCAACTGTGGCTCATCAGCCTCCCTCTTGCATGGCACAAGCCCTACTAATCCTGATCAGCAGCTCTCATCAGCCCCAGCTGCCACAAATATCCCAGTTCTGGTCAAAACAGAACCCATGAGTCCTACTCTCTCGGCCTTCAAAGGTCCTTCTCATTCAGCTGGCCCTTCTCATGGCACTATAGGACTGTCAGCGCTTGGGCGTGCATACACCTCGGCAGCTTCAGTGCCAGTCAGTTTACCCAGTTCCCTGAACCCAGCGCTATCAGGTCTCTCCTCTTTGAGTGCTCCTCTAAACAATTCCAGTTCTCTGGCTTCCATTTCCCTCGCCCCACATGGTTCCTCTGCTCCCATTACCCCAGTGTTCAATGGACTTCCTCCTTTTACGTCTCTAACCAGTAACTTTGCTTTTACTGGTAATCCAGCACTTACGCCACCCGTCACTCTCCCAGGGTCTTTGTTAGCTACTCCGTCTACAACCGCTTCAGCCGTGTCTGCCCCTCATGTGAGTTCCACTGCCGCCGTACTCTCAGGACTCGCCGCCTCAGCAACAGTCTCTGCTCCACCCTTCTCGCTTAACTTGTCCAGTGccgtcccttcccttttttctgttGCCCAGGGACCTCTGGGATCATCAAACCCATCCTTCCCTGGTTTTCCTGTCTCTAACACACCCTCTGTCACTCCTGctctcccttctttccctggCCTCCAGGCATCTTCTGCAGTAGCAGCAGTTGCACCGTTGCCGGCAGCTGCCACAGCCCCATCTCCGGCTCCGGTCCTGCCAGGGTTTGCCTCGGCCTTTAGCTCAAACTTCAACTCTGCACTTGTTGCACAGGCTGG CTTGACTTCTGGACTACAGACACCGGGAAATGCAGTTTTTCCTGGTCTTTTATCTCTCCCTGGTATCCCTGGCTTTCCCCAAAGTGCCGCACAATCTTCCTTACAGGAATTGCAGCATAGTGCGGCTGCGCAGTCAGCACTACTACAG GCAcattctgcttctgctctggAGAACTATACAGCTCAGCCTGAAGGTTTTGCTAACTATCCGTCAACACCAGGAACACCATTTTCATTGCAGACCAGTCTGCCCCAGAGTGGATGGCAATAA